The Kiritimatiellia bacterium genome window below encodes:
- the acnA gene encoding aconitate hydratase AcnA: PRAIEPQIPVDLVIDHSVQVDETASPGALDANMRIEFERNAERYEFLRWGQQAFRKLRVVPPGLGICHQVNLEYLASVVATEVDAEGRLVAYPDTLVGTDSHTTMINGAGVLGWGVGGIEAEAAMLGQPIPVLTPVVTGVRLTGRLAPGVTATELALTVTQLLRQHGVVEQFVEYCGPGLDTLTLADRATVANMAPEYGATMGFFPVDAETLRYLRETGRDESRVALVEQYCRLQGLFREPGDPEPQFSRVIELDLGAVEAGVAGPKRPHDRLALKDVAAGFRKALAAPVKEQGFGVPPADTGKRIAVEGDGEIGHGAVVVASITSCTNTSNPSVMLTAGLLARKAVERGLAVPAHVKTTLAPGSRVVTAYLKKAGLLPAFEQLGFHVAAYGCATCIGNSGPLDPRVAKAVKDGGLVAAAVLSGNRNFEGRVHPLTKANYLCSPPLVVAYALAGTVGRDLTTEPLGRDAKGQPVFLKELWPAPGEVEALLGKAADPELYRTLYENIAESSPAWNKLAADASPVFGWAAGSTYIREPSFIADIPAKPEPPGDIRGARVLALFGDFITTDHISPAGSIPADSPAGRYLQEHGIPPAAFNSYGARRGNHEVMVRGTFANIRIRNRMVDREGGWTLKLPGGEAVPIYDAATQYARDGVPLVVLAGKLYGAGSSRDWAAKGTRMLGVRAVIAESFERIHRSNLVEMGVLPLEFTGGQNAEKLGLTGREEIAIAGIADALEPGKLLQVTAGAKTFEVKCRIDSAIEVEYYRQGGILPYVLRQAVEK, translated from the coding sequence ACCCGCGCGCCATCGAGCCGCAGATCCCCGTGGACCTGGTGATCGATCACTCGGTCCAGGTGGACGAGACCGCCTCGCCCGGCGCCCTCGACGCCAACATGCGCATCGAGTTCGAACGCAACGCCGAGCGGTACGAATTTCTGCGCTGGGGCCAGCAGGCCTTCCGTAAGCTCCGCGTCGTGCCGCCGGGACTGGGCATCTGCCACCAGGTCAACCTGGAATACCTGGCTTCCGTGGTCGCGACGGAGGTCGACGCGGAGGGCCGGCTCGTCGCCTACCCCGATACGCTCGTCGGCACGGACTCGCACACGACGATGATCAACGGCGCGGGCGTCCTCGGCTGGGGCGTCGGCGGGATCGAGGCCGAGGCCGCGATGCTCGGCCAGCCGATCCCCGTGCTCACCCCCGTCGTCACCGGCGTGCGGCTCACCGGCCGGCTGGCGCCGGGCGTCACGGCCACCGAGCTGGCGCTGACCGTGACCCAGTTGCTGCGCCAGCACGGCGTCGTCGAGCAGTTCGTGGAATACTGCGGGCCCGGCCTGGACACGCTGACCCTCGCCGACCGCGCGACGGTGGCCAACATGGCGCCGGAGTACGGCGCGACGATGGGGTTCTTCCCCGTGGACGCCGAGACGCTCCGCTACCTGCGCGAGACCGGGCGGGACGAGTCCCGCGTGGCGCTGGTCGAGCAGTACTGCCGGCTCCAGGGCCTGTTCCGCGAGCCCGGAGACCCCGAGCCGCAATTCAGCCGCGTCATCGAGTTGGACCTCGGCGCCGTCGAGGCCGGCGTCGCGGGGCCGAAGCGCCCGCACGACCGCCTCGCGCTCAAGGACGTCGCCGCCGGGTTCCGGAAGGCGCTCGCGGCGCCGGTCAAGGAACAGGGCTTCGGGGTTCCGCCGGCCGACACGGGAAAGCGGATCGCCGTTGAAGGCGATGGCGAGATCGGGCACGGGGCCGTCGTGGTCGCGTCGATCACGAGCTGCACGAACACCTCCAACCCGTCCGTCATGCTCACCGCGGGCCTGCTGGCGCGCAAGGCGGTCGAGCGGGGGCTCGCCGTGCCGGCGCACGTCAAGACCACGCTGGCGCCCGGCTCGCGCGTGGTGACGGCCTATTTGAAGAAGGCCGGCCTCCTCCCCGCCTTCGAGCAGCTCGGGTTTCACGTCGCGGCGTACGGCTGCGCGACCTGCATCGGCAACAGCGGGCCGCTCGATCCGCGCGTCGCGAAGGCGGTCAAGGACGGCGGCCTCGTGGCGGCGGCCGTGTTGAGCGGCAACCGGAATTTCGAGGGCCGCGTGCACCCGCTGACCAAGGCCAACTACCTGTGCTCCCCGCCCCTGGTCGTGGCCTACGCGCTGGCCGGGACGGTCGGCCGCGACCTGACGACCGAGCCGCTCGGCCGGGACGCGAAGGGTCAGCCGGTCTTCCTGAAGGAGCTCTGGCCCGCGCCCGGCGAGGTCGAGGCGCTGCTCGGGAAGGCGGCGGACCCCGAACTGTACCGGACGCTGTACGAAAACATCGCCGAGTCCAGCCCTGCCTGGAACAAGCTCGCGGCGGACGCGTCGCCGGTTTTCGGATGGGCGGCGGGCTCCACGTACATCCGCGAGCCGTCGTTCATCGCGGACATCCCGGCGAAACCGGAACCTCCCGGCGATATCCGCGGGGCGCGCGTGCTGGCCCTGTTCGGCGATTTCATCACGACGGACCACATCTCGCCCGCGGGCTCGATCCCGGCGGACAGCCCCGCGGGCCGGTATCTCCAGGAACATGGCATTCCGCCGGCGGCGTTCAACTCGTACGGCGCGCGGCGCGGCAACCACGAGGTCATGGTCCGCGGCACGTTCGCCAACATCCGGATCCGCAACCGCATGGTGGATCGCGAGGGCGGCTGGACGCTCAAACTGCCCGGGGGCGAAGCCGTCCCGATCTACGACGCGGCGACGCAATACGCGCGGGACGGCGTCCCGCTGGTCGTCCTCGCCGGGAAACTGTACGGCGCGGGCTCGTCGCGCGACTGGGCGGCCAAGGGTACGCGGATGCTTGGCGTGCGCGCGGTGATCGCGGAGAGCTTCGAGCGCATCCACCGCAGCAACCTGGTCGAGATGGGCGTGCTGCCGCTGGAGTTCACGGGCGGGCAGAACGCGGAGAAACTGGGGCTCACGGGGCGCGAGGAGATCGCCATCGCGGGCATCGCGGACGCGCTGGAGCCCGGGAAACTTCTGCAGGTCACGGCCGGGGCGAAGACTTTCGAGGTCAAGTGCCGGATCGACTCCGCGATCGAGGTCGAATATTACCGGCAGGGCGGCATCCTGCCGTACGTGTTGAGGCAGGCGGTGGAGAAGTGA